A single window of Leptospira yasudae DNA harbors:
- a CDS encoding DUF1564 family protein produces the protein MKDLNTQKTLTHIRRLKSESKINRNSNKTTKLIFTKRESSSDLWIPKRKIANLKQKIVKYGSLKRVLTLLLNNNRDRLASFLEPSRTEKTCYQKANLDLVRFSLRPEASDWAELRLLARYYGISICHFFVILLDMDKTAPEYLFTTLGAKIGNKRLEKSAISLLQRLLPNRKLLLFSIASGLKTFHPIARKSSA, from the coding sequence ATGAAAGATCTAAACACCCAAAAAACTCTGACTCATATTCGACGTTTGAAGAGCGAATCGAAGATCAATAGGAATTCGAATAAGACAACGAAACTGATTTTCACTAAGCGTGAATCATCTTCAGATCTTTGGATCCCCAAACGAAAAATTGCCAACCTAAAGCAGAAAATCGTAAAGTACGGGTCATTGAAAAGAGTATTGACCTTGCTTTTGAATAACAATCGCGATCGATTGGCTTCTTTCTTGGAGCCCTCTCGGACAGAAAAAACCTGTTATCAGAAGGCAAATCTTGATTTAGTTCGATTTTCGCTGAGACCGGAGGCTTCTGATTGGGCCGAATTGAGATTATTGGCCCGATATTACGGGATATCTATCTGTCATTTCTTTGTCATATTGTTAGATATGGACAAAACAGCACCTGAATATCTATTCACGACCCTTGGCGCGAAAATTGGAAATAAACGATTAGAAAAATCCGCAATTTCCCTTTTGCAACGCCTTCTTCCCAATCGAAAGCTGCTACTTTTTTCGATCGCATCCGGTCTAAAAACTTTTCATCCGATCGCACGAAAGTCGTCCGCATAA